Proteins encoded in a region of the Aythya fuligula isolate bAytFul2 chromosome 13, bAytFul2.pri, whole genome shotgun sequence genome:
- the LAMP2 gene encoding LOW QUALITY PROTEIN: lysosome-associated membrane glycoprotein 2 (The sequence of the model RefSeq protein was modified relative to this genomic sequence to represent the inferred CDS: deleted 3 bases in 2 codons), which produces METCRGPAALHPLLPLLLLLGASGFLQSYAVESRCKDASNVTCLYAQWMMKFLIKYETNSSDYKNASLDLPSTVTHDGSVCGNDTQAALLAVQFGGGHSWSVNFTETNETYQADFIVFTYNTSDAAVFPDAKRKGLVTVVVKDSMHPIQLNNVFVCHHTTSFEAENVTQFFWNITMQPFVQNGTIGKTETRCHADTPTAAPTVVPTAANVTTTSTTTSSPAPTTAPKPVENPVTGNYSLKSGNKTCLLATVGLQLNVSQDKPLLININPKTTSTDGTCGNTSATLKLNDGNSTLIDFTFIVNASASVRKFYLKEVNVTLLNHLNGSVILNADNNNFSKWDAFLGNSYMCRKEQTLEINEDLQVHTFNLWVQPFLVKENKFAIAEDCSPEVDNFIVPIAVGAALGGLVVLVLMAYFFGHKKHRNAGYEQF; this is translated from the exons ATGGAGACGTgccggggccccgccgcccttcaccccctcctccccctgctgctgctgctgggcgccTCCG GGTTTCTCCAATCCTATGCAGTGGAAAGTAGATGT AAGGATGCCTCTAACGTTACGTGCTTGTATGCACAATGGATGATGAAATTCTtgataaaatatgaaacaaacagTAGTGATTAT aaaaatgCAAGTTTGGATTTGCCATCTACAGTGACACACGATGGAAGTGTCTGTGGCAATGACACACAAGCTGCACTTCTGGCAGTTCAGTTTGGAGGTGGTCACTCTTGGAGTGTTAACTTTACAGAAACTAATGAAACTTACCAGGCTGACTTTATCGTGTTTACGTACAACACCAGTGATGCTGCC GTATTTCCTGATGCTAAAAGAAAAG GACTGGTTACAGTTGTTGTAAAGGATTCTATGCATCCAATTCAACTAAATAACGTCTTCGTGTGTCATCATACTACCTCttttgaagcagaaaatgtaACGCAGTTTTTCTGGAATATTACTATGCAGCCTTTTGTTCAGAATGGCACAATTGGTAAAACAG agactAGATGTCATGCTGATACACCCACTGCTGCACCTACTGTTGTGCCTACTGCTGCCAATGTAACTACCACATCCACCACCACTTCATCACCTGCTCCAACCACCGCTCCCAAACCTGTTGAGAATCCAGTCACAGGAAACTATTCTCTTaaatctggaaataaaacttgTCTTCTGGCTactgtggggctgcagctgaaTGTTTCCCAAGACAAG CCTCTTCTGATCAACATCAATCCGAAAACAACTAGTACAGACGGGACATGTGGGAACACATCAGCTACTCTGAAATTGAACGATGGAAACAGCACATTAATTGATTTCACATTCATTGTT AATGCAAGTGCAAGTGTACGAAAATTTTATCTGAAAGAGGTGAATGTTACACTACTCAACCACCTGAATGGTTCTG tcattttaaatgcagataACAACAACTTCAGCAAGTGGGATGCTTTCCTTGGTAATTCCTACATGTGTCGAAAAGAGCAAACTCTCGAGATTAATGAAGATCTTCAAGTACACACTTTTAATCTATGGGTTCAACCATTCCTCgtgaaggaaaacaagtttGCAATAG CTGAAGACTGCAGCCCAGAGGTGGACAACTTCATTGTACCCATAGCAGtaggagcagctctgggaggATTAGTTGTCCTAGTACTTATGGCTTACTTTTTTGGCCACAAGAAACACCGTAATGCTGGATATGAGCAATTTTAA